From Rhopalosiphum padi isolate XX-2018 chromosome 2, ASM2088224v1, whole genome shotgun sequence:
TActatcacataaaaataaatacatattattatatttttatgaattgcgatataaataatttaaaaaaatataatatacaatttcataattttaaccataatttattatataatgtattgtaacaaaaatataacaaatgtattattattcaataaaccaTGGTAATATGCGTGTTTTCAGTAatctgataaattaaattataaataaatttatatatacatgtataatatacatattatataatatttatatataatattatcagaagttacaaataaataatacaagggTATTTAGATTCAaacaatttagttaaatattaaaacaaatttaatttaaaataaaatatttaatggtttcataaaataagtataaatttaacattttttgtatgtataatgtatacaatgtataaacatgtatttatttaatttatacttaatttgagTACGTGTTTATATTTACGTTGCAAAATGTAAGTTATAATCatcaatagttttaataatttttaaattacaaatgtatttaaaacaaataatcatatttGATCCACAATAAGTTGTTAACAATAGGACCCGATTCAACTAGGTATtaatacgtgaaaattatttcattaaatttgattttcagtttaaaaacaaatctagTGGAATGGTTTACGAATATTCATATAGATTAATTTCTTTCAAGcaaatgctattttttttatttagtacatGTGTCATGTACAAAGTCATGTAAGTAATAAACAAGTTTGTAtactcatatatgtatatatttttatagttattaattattatttaagtctaGATAACCAacgtgttaattaaaatattatataagtaggatttaaaacaataatacaaatttatttttataaaatacaataaaagtcTTGTTTAACAAAAGTAAAATGGTAGAATAGCAATTAGTCttcaatatatttgaaatacatataacttaaaagtatttcaaatattaaattctggAATAATGACAATACATTACTAATTTTCTCCTTTTTAGGTATGTCGGTTATAACTATTCTTATATACAGGATGTAACTAGTCTTTAGGTTAGGACATTAGGTTCTGACATTATTGCATTtgcattattattgaatttgtcaAATATACGAGTTACGCTCTTTATAGATTTGAGGGTGAATACATTTTCAAGTACATACCGATTGAGGTGTATACGTATAAGTTTAGATTTGTGTTTAGTATTCCGATTGAAAAATGATGGGAATATTATtggaaaatttaaagtttatatttacttttttattcaatGAAAGAAAAATTTGGTAATGCGAATATTAACCTTCACTTTATACAATATAGAAGCCCAAATCGAAAACAACAGAAAGATATTATGTAAcaactattaaattttcatttaaagaattttgattattacatTACTAAATTATGTCATAACTACTGGTGAACAATGTTATTCAATATgtctataatatgaaataaaaatataagttgttaatatgcatttttaataactatataataaacttaagtaaatgttttatttgtgaATCATTTATGTGTGTAATTTATGtatcgatttttaataataagttatattatgtataacgttaaatggtttttatttcgttttcatATTAACGTACTAAACAttcattcaattaatttattatccataagctacacttaaaaaaatttaaattatatgaactcGAAATACTAGTAATCAAGATGTTAGCCCTTATCTATGAATGCTGCACCGGTGGCACAGTGAAACTGCAGATGCGCTTGGCGAATGATAAAACACGAGATTGCGTACGGCCGACGCATCAACGATCGGTACGGGTGACCAAAGGGAACTGTACCGCGAAAGACGATTAAATATCGGACGGTTAAAGTAACACGGCATGCGCCGCTTCGCTCAAAAATGCTTAACACAAAACCGGTGACGTGTTGATGAACAGACCGGAAAAGTCGGTGACACAGACCGCATGTAATCGCAACAGCCTAAGGTAACTCCGCGAAAATGACAAAAAGATTATAGTTGTAGAAAAGTCTTCTACCCTGTGTGCTGCACTCATACGGGCAAATTCATTCGAAATCACAAGTAAATAAAAGGCAACAGTTTGGATATATTCTTCCGTAGGAAGTCCTGATTCATATTGTCGTTCCAATGCCGTAAGTATGTAACAATAGGAAGGTAGCACGATATGGGTAAAAGTTCGCAGGCACTCCAGTATACTACAAtcacactgaaaaaaaaaatgttcaagaatattattgaatgataattaccatttaatctatttattattatatgattattttcttGTCATCATTCAATGTAACTTAATCCGaacttatagttttattattctaGTATTCAtctgtaataaactaataattaatagcacatatattgataaaatgttgAGATTAACAGGTGTGACCGCGTGGCTGGTTTAGTGGCTTTGTCACATTTCCCGGATTACGttcaattaaacaataaaaagctCAAAAGATGAATTTTGAGGTAATGATATTgatgtattatgtatctatgaaaaagaaatataaacaatatttcacaatataatttatttaattttttattcattaaattttatgacacttaattaattaaattttttttaaatttatattttataagtttatgatcttacaaagaacaaaaaataaataagatataaatgttttattttttgaaatataaatatcaaagataatatgacgtataggtttctatgaatttaatttatttttcaaacaaaaaaaaaatctaaaaatcctATGATCTAATAaaactaaacataaataatgcaTAGATAATAATGGGCATAAatgcacaataaataataatacgcattAAAGCATAATCTGTGTATACATTTAtgctcattattatttatttgacattGTTGATATTTGTTATTATCAACATTGTTGGACAAttaattcattgtttattaatgaatatgaaaagtattattttattttaatataaaatttctatgtttttatttaactcaaaagaattttgaataattgatatGATCAAGTATTTTGTGAACAATGATACCTactgaaaacaaaatttataaatatatctgatTTTGTGATATTTATCATTAGTATGAATTCATAATGTTTAGATCATAAACAacgatagaaataataaaattacctagGTATGAATCATgaatatatagctataataatttgaattacacGTTTCAGTTTTACTGCTACAGCTGTGATGAGAATTGtcctaaacatattaaatttaatttacaagttAAGTTAATTCGAGAAAATGaactttatttgtttattatttatccatttgtataaaatatttattttgatccaTCTAATAGTAAGTTATTGCATTTCCAATGATTTTATTCGATTGAATActattataacactattataatattatttattattcataatttatatcaggactcattaaatattttgtcatcGTTGAAACGTGAAGTACGCTTTACCGTATTTGAAGTTATCAGCGTAAACCAAACTGTTGCAACGGTCGAAGAAGCAACATTTAAACAGTTCTATGATAAACAATCGATATTTGTTAGTGCTATTGTACACGAAAGTATTTCTAAACTTGAGGCAAGtaaatatacatctatatatatatatttttttaagaaatatgcaATCTGTACTCTGGGGCGCAATACGAATATTGTATGCTATTTTATagtgatattgaaatatttgattgaAGAAGCTATCTAGTAATGGTACTTagtgtcattttattttaaaattgaaaacaaaattaagatcaaatattgtatttaagtcagaattttgttaattttacgtttcagaatcatttattttttatgctatATTCTGttctatttctataaatttaagtttgtgtttttaattttttttactcctTTCTTATTAGGCCAATAGATAGAGTGTGTTTCTTGGTGTTtaacaaaaatgataatattaattatcatattgatTAAGAAGCGAGAAGAGTTATTAAATTcaactactaaatattataggtttaataAACTGTAACTGACTTGATTGTCGAACACGTCACGtaggtttatatttaaatatgtagagtaataataattacagctTTATATCTAGTGATCTAacaatcttataaaaataaataactaaacgGTAAaccaagtataaattaaaaaacaagttTGCGCGTATTAGTTCTTTGTCGTACTTAAACTGCAAATAAGTTTTAAGTATCTTTCCCATCCCTTCATCTAGTTATATTTACTTTGAAGAAAGGATAAATATTGTgttcttatcaaaaatatattcaattgtcgttttttttttttttaaatcaagaaCTATCAAAGTATTCatattgcaattttattttgtaagcaATACACATATGATTTAAcaaactgtaaataaatatataataattgttttaaaatgattaaaagttgTTATAAGTAGATGTTTGGGTAATTCAGATAACTTACTCCGACCACTTTACATAGTCATGAGAAATATAGTTgtctataataagtattaatattttattattgatgaaaattggaataattaaaatatcagcaataatatttctatctaaaaatgtttattaatgcacaagcttttaactttatttttttatactctaGGCAACTTTTACAGTATCCAAATGTAAAATGCATTACATCGATTGTGTCAATGTTGTATCGTATGATATTCGTGATGTTTGTccgaaaattaaatttcttacacAATTTTCTGACGCTAAAACATCAAACGGCAATTCAGTAAAATGTCCTATACGTGTAAGTGTAATCTGAAATTAAGAATCGTGCTTACTTAAGTCACTTAAGTCAAAAACATTACGCAATACATAATTCAATTCAGATAGTATTAAAGagaaattgattataatttataagtatcgtaattcataatataatagatacttaatttattggaattaaataatttcttattgcgaaatatattattttttcaataatatagactatagtttaTATCGTATGTATCtgagatttttgttttaattaagaaattaaataattaaaaaaattttagtagTAAAGTATCTATTTTGTATAGTAACTAATAACTAGtatgttatttttgtgttatatgaataacattccagattaagataatattgtatactatatacaatatacatagaccatatatatatatgcaaaaatGATATTCCAAACATATCAATGTTggcgttttaaattatttgcaaaGGGATTGTTAAtgcaattgtttttataatacttaataatattatgtaatttaaagtacttataattttgaattacatactatttaaatatttgaaataaatattttataacatttaaataatatcaatcaatctttaattattttaaatttgtagggTAATTAcgacttcaaaaatattacactCGATGCTGAAAAATTCGGGACCATGTTTAGTTTTCCAACGGAAAAATGGTGGGAAAATTATtggaaattcaaaattttacttTACGCTGAAGATAGAACAGAATTTGCTCGttcaactttaaatttttactttatagaGTTTCGAAGCCG
This genomic window contains:
- the LOC132922727 gene encoding uncharacterized protein LOC132922727 — its product is MNFICLLFIHLYKIFILIHLIDSLNILSSLKREVRFTVFEVISVNQTVATVEEATFKQFYDKQSIFVSAIVHESISKLEATFTVSKCKMHYIDCVNVVSYDIRDVCPKIKFLTQFSDAKTSNGNSVKCPIRGNYDFKNITLDAEKFGTMFSFPTEKWWENYWKFKILLYAEDRTEFARSTLNFYFIEFRSRNNQQKI